Proteins encoded in a region of the Botrytis cinerea B05.10 chromosome 11, complete sequence genome:
- the Bcbrf1 gene encoding Bcbrf1 → MPPRPKVPLARPNPLRNMKPIKAPTALSRKAAVGAARGKPRPACPNPQCTKPQIEDGVCHNCGTVVDDSNIVSEIQFGESSSGAAIVQGSHVGADQGGAQTMGPAFRRAGGGESNKENTLREGKRIMQALANQLGISDQVIGVGHQIFKLASMNNFIQGRRTDLVAAVCLYSACRKEQPCRVMLIDFADKSQVNVFTLGKYFKALHKQISLATDGILPVLPEDLIWKFASKLEFYEQTEKVADDAIRMVRRMSLDWMVMGRRPSGVCGACLILAARMNNFRRTVTEVVYVVKVTTATIQKRLEEFKRTPSSALTVEEFLNNEFLESAHDPPSFYQKSEAYLKEMEETKKKRKRKGKGKSTEAEEDNADDSEEENDGINKRQKSTSGAPVPPAEVRRDADGFVVPAIPTSLEENIDPQLLDDAIEDESGTSFNKLVAEFGDVEPADAEAAKELEEHAGAPTRGPGRPRNDEPAIEMPQEWLAVEDELEQQITEMVSDPHTQEHAISFAIAQKKAHIHLLYAEANHPQKYVSMDTHIGEDEFADDEEVMNCVLPDAEVAKKEQIWLNANKDWLRKQQQKDFEKRKAAMGPPKVTRARKKKPRIGEGQTSVASTPAEAAVNAMKERSWSKKINYEAIRDIFKTVGTRSGPGSVATGSKVTSRDASTAPGSVAGSIVDGEEEIVEEVDETNEPTGDDWRGEVNGNGYDEDDYDEDDAMGMGDIDEDELYG, encoded by the exons ATGCCTCCACGACCAAAAGTACCGTTGGCGCGGCCCAATCCTTTGAGGAACATGAAGCCAATCAAAGCACCTACTGCACTCTCTCGAAAAGCTGCTGTGGGTGCTGCAAGAGGCAAACCAAGACCGGCGTGTCCAAATCCACAATGTACTAAACCTCAAATCGAAGATGGTGTATGTCACAACTGTGGTACTGTGGTTGACGATTCAAATATTGTTTCGGAAATTCAATTCGGAGAAAGCAGCAGTGGTGCTGCAATTGTTCAAGGAAGTCATGTTGGCGCGGATCAAGGTGGTGCCCAAACCATGGGACCTGCCTTTAGAAGAGCTGGCGGTGGTGAAAGTAATAAGGAGAATACTCTTCGCGAAG GAAAACGTATCATGCAAGCTTTAGCAAATCAACTAGGAATCTCAGACCAAGTTATCGGTGTTGGTCACCAAATTTTCAAACTTGCATCAATGAACAATTTTATTCAAGGTCGAAGAACGGATCTCGTGGCAGCAGTTTGCTTGTATAGTGCCTGTAGAAAGGAACAGCCATGCAGAGTTATGCTTATTGATTTTGCCGACAAGTCTCAG GTTAATGTATTCACACTCGgtaaatatttcaaagctCTCCACAAACAGATTTCATTAGCCACGGATGGCATTTTACCAGTTCTTCCCGAGGATCTGATTTGGAAATTCGCTTCCAAACTCGAGTTCTACGAACAAACCGAAAAGGTCGCCGATGATGCAATTCGTATGGTTCGAAGAATGAGTCTGGATTGGATGGTAATGGGAAGAAGACCTTCTGGTGTCTGTGGTGCTTGTTTAATCCTAGCGGCGCGAATGAATAACTTTCGTCGAACAGTCACCGAAGTGGTCTATGTCGTCAAAGTCACAACAGCCACTATTCAGAAGCGTTTGGAGGAATTCAAGAGAACACCAAGTAGTGCTCTTACGGTCGAAGAATTTCTCAACAACGAGTTCTTAGAGTCTGCACACGACCCTCCTTCCTTCTACCAAAAGTCTGAAGCCTACCtcaaagaaatggaagagacGAAGAAAAAACGCAAGCGAAAGGGCAAGGGCAAATCCACCGAAGCCGAAGAAGACAATGCGGATGATTCTGAAGAGGAGAACGACGGAATCAATAAGAGACAAAAGTCTACATCTGGAGCTCCTGTACCACCAGCAGAAGTCAGACGCGATGCCGATGGCTTTGTTGTTCCTGCAATCCCTACCTCCCTAGAGGAAAATATCGATCCACAACTTTTGGACGATGCCATTGAAGATGAATCAGGTACCTCGTTCAACAAACTTGTTGCTGAGTTTGGTGACGTTGAGCCTGCTGATGCAGAAGCTGCAAAGGAGCTCGAAGAACACGCCGGTGCACCCACTAGAGGCCCCGGTCGTCCACGAAATGATGAACCTGCCATCGAAATGCCACAGGAATGGCTCGCGGTAGAAGACGAACTCGAGCAACAAATTACAGAAATGGTTTCTGACCCACATACTCAGGAGCATGCAATCAGTTTCGCTATAGCCCAAAAGAAAGCACATATCCACCTTCTCTACGCGGAAGCCAACCACCCTCAAAAATATGTCAGCATGGATACTCACATCggagaagatgaatttgctgatgacgaagaagtcATGAATTGCGTATTACCTGATGCTGAAGTTGCTAAGAAGGAACAAATTTGGCTCAATGCGAATAAAGATTGGCTTcgcaaacaacaacaaaaggatttcgaaaagagaaaggctGCTATGGGACCACCAAAGGTTACTAGagcgagaaagaagaagccaagaattggagaagggCAAACCAGTGTAGCTAGTACACCAGCAGAAGCAGCTGTCAACGcaatgaaggaaagaagttgGAGTAAGAAGATCAACTATGAAGCTATCAGAGATATTTTCAAGACTGTGGGCACTAGATCTGGACCTGGCAGTGTCGCTACGGGAAGCAAAGTTACAAGTAGAGATGCATCCACGGCTCCTGGCTCAGTTGCAGGTAGTATTGTTGATGGTGAGGAGGAAATCGTAGAAGAGGTTGATGAGACAAATGAGCCGACTGGTGACGATTGGAGAGGTGAAGTGAATGGTAATGGTTATGATGAAGACGACTACGATGAAGACGACGCAATGGGTATGGGTGAcattgatgaggatgagttgTATGGTTAA
- the Bchmt1 gene encoding Bchmt1, with protein sequence MADDPMKGLEHSEAHYFNSYNHHGIHEEMLKDEVRTRSYMNAIVQNKHLFKDKIVLDVGCGTSILSMFAVKAGAKHVIGVDMSTIIEKAREIVEVNGMSDKITLLQGKMEEVVLPFPKVDIIISEWMGYFLLYESMLDTVLYARDKYLAPNGLIFPDKATIFMAGIEDGEYKDEKIGFWDNVYGFDYSPLKATALTEPLVDTVEIKAVVTDPTAVLTLDLYTCTKEDLAFSSPFKLDVRRNDFVHALIAWFDIDFTACHKPIRFSTGPHTKYTHWKQTVFYLREVLTVEQGEQIVGRLDNKPNEKNPRDLDVKIQYKLETTDPLRQAEGGAEYKMC encoded by the exons ATGGCTGACGATCCAATGAAGGGATTGGAGCATTCCGAGGCTCATTACTTCAACAG TTACAACCATCATG gTATCCATGAAGAGATGTTG AAAGATGAAGTCCGCACTCGATCATACATGAATGCTATTGTGCAAAACAAGCATCTTTTCAAGGACAAGATTGTTCTTGATGTAGGATGCGGTACCTCCATTCTCAGCAT GTTCGCCGTCAAGGCCGGCGCCAAACACGTTATCGGTGTTGATATGTCCACCATCATCGAAAAGGCCCGTGAGATTGTCGAAGTCAACGGCATGTCCGACAAGATTACATTGCTTCAGggaaagatggaggaggttgtacttccattcccaaaagttgacatcatcatctctGAATGGATGGGTTACTTCTTGCTCTATGAATCCATGTTGGATACCGTTCTCTACGCTAGAGACAAGTACCTTGCGCCAAATGGTCTGATTTTCCCAGATAAGGCTACTATCTTCATGGCTGGtattgaggatggagaataTAAGGATGAGAAGATTGGAT TCTGGGACAACGTTTATGGCTTCGATTATTCTCCTCTCAAGGCTACCGCTCTCACCGAACCTCTCGTCGACACCGTCGAGATTAAGGCTGTCGTTACCGACCCTACCGCAGTTCTTACCCTCGATCTCTACACATGCACCAAGGAAGATCTcgctttctcctctccattcaAGCTTGATGTTCGTCGTAACGATTTCGTCCACGCTCTTATTGCATGGTTCGATATCGATTTCACTGCCTGCCATAAACCTATCAGATTCAGCACTGGTCCTCACACTAAATATACTCACTGGAAACAAACTGTTTTCTATTTGAGAGAGGTCTTGACTGTTGAGCAAGGAGAGCAAATTGTTGGACGATTGGACAACAAGCCAAATGAAAAGAACCCAAGAGATTTGGATGTTAAGATTCAATACAAATTGGAGACTACAGATCCATTAAGACAAGCTGAAGGAGGTGCTGAATATAAGATGTGCTAG
- the Bcpcm1 gene encoding Bcpcm1 gives MDAKILEASNKHPKPADRVFQYGTAGFRMKANLLDSVVFRVGLVAALRSRKLGGQTIGVMITASHNPPEDNGVKLVDPMGEMLENSWEAYSTQLANAKNEDVVNVYRKLEKDLKINPETPARVIYARDTRPSGPKLVAALIDALEATGTDYTDYKLLTTPQLHYLTRCTNTEGTPQAYGDVSEVGYYEKLAKAFERAMKGKKATGSVTVDCANGVGGPKLAELIKYLPKGILDIKVLNDDVLKAESLNHECGADFVKTKQRAPPSSKAGNNDRCCSLDGDADRIIYYFNDADHGFRLLDGDRIATLAASFIGDLAREAGLADELRIGVVQTAYANGASTKYVEKTLKLPVVCTPTGVKWLHHAATKFDVGVYFEANGHGTVVFSQQALKVFASTTPESPAQANALETLRALTDLINQTVGDALSDMLLVETILAHKSWTPKEWDSTYIDLPNRLVRVEVADRNVFKTTDAERKLVEPQGTQQQIDALVAKFKDGRSFARASGTEDALRVYAEAATRSEADDLASKVASLCKLEGSIKG, from the exons ATGGATGCCAAAATTCTCGAAGCTTCAAACAAGCACCCCAAACCTGCCGATCGGGTTTTCCAATATGGAACCGCGGGGTTTCGTATGAAGGCCAATCTTCTTGATTCGGTCGTCTTTCGCGTTGGTCTCGTCGCTGCTCTTCGATCGCGCAAACTGGGCGGTCAAACCATCGGAGTTATGATTACGGCGTCGCACAACCCACCTGAGGATAACGGTGTAAAGTTGGTTGATCCGATGGGCGAAATGTTGGAGAACAGTTGGGAGGCATACAGTACACAGTTGGCCAATGCGAAGAATGAGGATGTGGTAAACGTCTATCGCAAGTtggagaaggatttgaaaataaaccCGGAAACTCCTGCGAGAGTTATTTATGCCAGAGATACTAGACCTTCGGGACCAAAATTGGTAGCGGCTCTTATCGATGCTCTTGAGGCGACGGGAACAGATTACACGGATTACAAGTTGCTTACCACACCTCAATTGCATTATTTGACTAGATGCACGAACACTGAGGGTACACCACAAGCTTATGGAGATGTTAGTGAGGTTGGATACTATGAGAAGTTGGCAAAGGCTTTCGAGAGAGCTatgaagggaaagaaggctACTGGTTCAGTCACTGTCGATTGTGCCAATGGCGTTGGAGGTCCTAAATTGGCTGAGTTGATCAAGTATCTACCAAAGGGAATTCTCGACATCAAAGTACTTAATGATGATGTTCTGAAGGCAGAGAGCTTAAACCACGAG TGCGGTGCCGATTTCGTCAAGACCAAACAACGAGCTCCTCCTTCATCGAAAGCTGGAAACAATGATCGATGCTGCTCATTAGATGGAGATGCTGACagaatcatttattatttcaatgaTGCCGATCATGGTTTCCGTCTATTGGATGGCGATAGAATTGCTACACTTGCAGCTTCATTCATTGGCGATCTTGCTAGAGAAGCTGGATTGGCAGATGAATTGAGAATCGGTGTCGTACAGACTGCTTACGCCAATGGTGCTAGTACAAAGTATGTTGAGAAAACCTTGAAGCTTCCTGTCGTTTGTACTCCTACTGGTGTCAAATGGCTCCATCACGCGGCTACAAAATTCGACGTTGGTGTTTACTTCGAAGCAAATGGCCACGGCACTGTGGTCTTCTCACAACAGGCTTTGAAAGTATTTGCTAGCACGACCCCAGAATCTCCTGCTCAGGCCAACGCCTTGGAGACTCTCCGTGCCCTCACTGATTTGATCAACCAAACTGTTGGAGATGCACTCTCTGATATGTTACTGGTTGAGACAATCCTCGCCCACAAGTCTTGGACACCTAAAGAATGGGACTCTACCTACATTGACCTGCCCAATCGTCTTGTCCGAGTTGAAGTTGCCGATAGAAACGTATTCAAGACAACTGATGCTGAGAGAAAACTCGTCGAACCACAAGGTACACAACAACAAATCGATGCACTTGTCGCCAAATTCAAGGATGGTAGAAGTTTCGCAAGAGCAAGTGGTACGGAAGATGCTTTGAGAGTATATGCCGAAGCTGCCACAAGAAGTGAAGCTGATGATCTTGCAAGCAAGGTAGCTTCCTTGTGCAAGCTTGAGGGAAGCATCAAAGGCTAA
- the Bcmus81 gene encoding Bcmus81, producing MPPSVECGNPLLLKWLEEWVVEAQERGYKSLPTVKKARDSMKACPMRFDHPSEAVCLNGLGEGLAKRLTDSLEKYCDEMGIAMPKKPRGKERKSVAVDDGGESVTPSPSPKKARKSKPYVPKLRSGAYAIMLALGTQPRNSRIGITKEEIIALAEPFCDTSFTQTRPSEFFTAWNSMKTLINKDFVYTKKNPASRYYLTDEGWDLADTIKASGDPTLGRAHDFQPVAAGPSNTATRNRDNDSDSELEEINSPSRPSSQSNPNIPDIPNGETTSIPTFEPIILRPGTFTVELILDNREVASKKDRDGIPNQLASMGVPHSVRALPLGDFLWVARVREDKAKWLNLGASNLIMLDYIMERKRLDDLIGSIKDGRYEEQKFRLKRSSITNVKYLVEQKKIDADIMDKWGDGITTSIAKMMVQDGIHVKQTLDLGESLNYIERMTKLLKKQYEENPLYVIPTKVLSVKNYTPLMQHLRKTQPNREYNITFDAFDALSSKSQNLTLKDIFLKMLMRTRGVTASKAIEIQKRWATPRAFLEAFENLDTDEGAEIHASDAAKPKPKSKGKGPALLLLDPEEAGKKRRREMVSNEIGALVGNKKVQGALSARIAEVWGGVV from the coding sequence ATGCCTCCTTCAGTTGAATGCGGGAATCCGTTACTGCTCAAGTGGCTTGAAGAATGGGTCGTCGAAGCACAAGAACGGGGATACAAGTCTCTTCCGACCGTCAAAAAAGCTCGCGATTCAATGAAAGCCTGTCCTATGCGATTTGATCACCCTAGTGAAGCAGTATGCTTGAATGGACTCGGAGAGGGTCTTGCGAAGAGATTGACCGATAGTCTTGAGAAATATTGCGATGAGATGGGTATTGCTATGCCTAAGAAGCCGAGgggcaaagaaagaaaatcggTCGCTGTTGATGACGGTGGAGAATCTGTGACGCCTTCGCCTTCACCGAAGAAAGCGAGGAAGTCTAAGCCCTATGTTCCGAAATTGAGATCGGGCGCTTATGCTATCATGTTGGCTTTGGGAACACAACCACGAAATAGCAGAATAGGAATTACTAAGGAGGAGATTATCGCTTTAGCAGAACCTTTTTGCGATACTTCTTTTACACAGACAAGACCTAGCGAATTTTTCACGGCATGGAATTCTATGAAGACATTGATCAATAAGGATTTTGTGTACACGAAGAAGAATCCAGCAAGCAGGTATTATCTCACGGATGAGGGATGGGATCTTGCCGATACCATCAAAGCTAGCGGTGACCCTACATTGGGAAGAGCACATGATTTCCAACCTGTCGCAGCAGGTCCATCCAATACAGCCACAAGAAACCGAGACAATGACTCCGATTCTGAACTCGAAGAAATCAACTCTCCATCCCGTCcatcatctcaatcaaatcccaaCATTCCAGACATACCCAATGGAGAAACTACGAGCATCCCAACTTTTGAACCCATCATCTTACGCCCCGGTACCTTCACCGTCGAACTCATCCTCGACAACCGCGAAGTAGCCAGCAAGAAAGACCGCGATGGAATCCCCAATCAGCTAGCCAGCATGGGCGTTCCCCATTCCGTCCGCGCTCTCCCCCTCGGCGATTTCCTCTGGGTAGCACGTGTCCGCGAAGACAAGGCCAAATGGCTCAATCTTGGAGCTTCTAACCTCATCATGCTAGACTACATTATGGAGCGCAAAAGACTCGATGATCTCATTGGATCTATAAAAGACGGTCGATACGAAGAGCAAAAATTCCGTCTCAAACGATCCAGTATCACCAACGTCAAATACCTAGTCGAACAAAAGAAGATCGACGCCGACATAATGGACAAGTGGGGCGATGGAATCACAACCTCCATTGCCAAAATGATGGTTCAAGATGGGATCCACGTGAAGCAAACTCTCGATCTGGGTGAAAGTCTCAACTACATCGAGCGCATGACGAAACTTCTCAAGAAGCAATACGAAGAAAACCCCCTCTACGTCATCCCTACAAAAGTACTATCCGTCAAAAATTACACTCCCTTGATGCAACATCTTCGGAAAACACAACCCAATCGAGAATACAACATCACATTCGACGCCTTCGACGCTCTATCCAGCAAATCGCAAAACCTAACTCTCAAAGAcatctttctcaaaatgcTCATGCGAACCAGGGGCGTCACAGCCAGCAAGGCCATCGAGATCCAGAAGCGATGGGCTACCCCTCGAGCATTCCTAGAAGCGTTTGAAAATCTCGACACCGACGAAGGAGCTGAAATCCACGCCAGCGACGCCgcaaaacccaaacccaaatcgAAAGGAAAAGGCCCTGCGCTTCTCCTCCTCGACCCCGAAGAAgcgggaaagaaaagaaggagagaaatgGTTTCAAATGAGATCGGTGCCCTGGTGGGTAACAAGAAGGTACAGGGTGCGTTGAGCGCGCGCATTGCGGAGGTTTGGGGGGGTGTTGTTTGA